The sequence below is a genomic window from Amycolatopsis sulphurea.
GGTGCGTGCCGCCGTCGAACGGATCGTCAACGCCGAAGCCGTCGCAGCGGGCGCGCCGAAGCCGCCGACGATCGAGACGCTCGCGGCCTACTCGGCCACCGACAACGACGAAGCCGAGACGAACGCGCTGACCGAGGTGTTCCGCGAGCACTTCGGCGCCGAAGCCACCCATCTCGCACCCCAGATCACCGGCAGCGAGGACTTCGGCGAGTTCGGCCGCGCGGCCGGGATCCCGTCGGTGTTCTGGCTGGTCGGCGGGGCCGACCGGGACGAGGTGCTCGCCGCGCTGAACGAGGGCCGGTTCGAGCGCGATGTGCCCGCGGCCCACACCTCGCGGTTCGCCCCGATCCTGCACCCGACCCTGCGCGCGGGCGTCGAGAGCCTGGTCGTCGCGGCTTTGTCCCGGTTCGCCCCGCCCAGCTGACGGCGGGCGGGCCGGAGTGGGAGGATGAGAACCGGAGGTGCTGCCGTGAACGAGCACGCCGAAGGACCGCAGGACCGGCCCGCGGTCCTGATCACCGGGGCCGAACCGTCCTACGATGATCAGCTCGCCGTCCGGAAGCGGAAGTACGTGACCATGATGGTCTGCCGTATTCCGTGCCTGGTGCTGGCCGGCCTGACCTACCACACCTGGTGGCTGGCGCTGACCTTCCTGATCATCTCCGTTCCGCTGCCCTGGGTCGCGGTGCTCATCGCGAACGACCGTCCGCCGCGCAAAGCGGAGAAGGTGAACCGCTTCGCGCGCGAGGCCGGGCAGATCGAGCACCGCGACCACCGGGTCATCGACGGCTGAGGCCGCCGGTCAGCGCGGTTCCAGGCCCAGCTCGCCGGCGAGGAAGGTCAGGACGTCGATGTCCGCCGCGTGCGCGCTGCGCTTGCCCGGGGCCGTCCCGTGCCCGGAGTCGGCCTGCACTTGGATCAGCACCGGGTGCCGCGAGGACGTCGCGGCCTGCGGCCGGGCCCCCAGCTTGCGGCAGTGCCGGGCGAGCGGATGGTGGCGATCGCGGAAAAGGCCGATGCGCCGCTTGCGGCGCAGGCGTACGGGGACCCGGAATTGTGGGACACCGACCTGATGCTGCGGCGGATGCTGCGTGTCGCGCTGGCCGGCATCGCCGCATCGCCGCGGAACTGCTGCCCGATCCCGAGCCGGGCGCGGAAAAGCGGTGATGGGCACCTCGACGAACTCGGATGTGCCCGGCACGGTTTCGCGGGTCAGGGGGTGTCGGGAGGTTGCGGGCCGATGCGGCCGACCGCGAGGGCGCCGAGGCGGGTACCCGCCCGCAGTACGTCCACTGTGGACTTACCCGCCAGCCAGGCGGTGAGCACTCCGGCGTCGAACGCGTCGCCGGCGCCGGTCGAATCCACGCATTCCGCCTCGATCGCCGGGACCGTCGTCACGCCGTCGCGATCGACCCAGCAGGCGCCGTCCAGCCCGGCGGTGACCACGACCGCGCCGACCGTGTCGAGCAGGTCGGTGGCCGACCGTGGATCGGCGGAACCGGTGAGTGCCACGAGTTCCTCGGTGTTGGGCATCAGCAGATCCGTGCCGTGAATGTCGGCGAGGAACGCCTCCGGATCGTGGATGTGCGCGGCCGCCTGCGGGTCCACCGAGGTGCTCAGCCCGGCCTCCTTCGCCGCCGCGAGCGCGGCCAGCCCGGCCGGGCGCGAGGACGGATCGAGCAGTACATACCCGGACAGATGCAGATGACTCGCCCCGGCCAGCGCCTCCGGCGTGACGTCTTCGGGGGCGAACCGCTTGTTCGCCCCGCGGTCGGCCAGCATGCTGCGCTGACCGCTGCCGTCGACCAGCACGACCACGCAGCAGGTGGCCGCCTCGGGGTCGGTCGCGAACGCGCATCGGA
It includes:
- a CDS encoding carbohydrate kinase family protein, with product MTGIVVVGDAGLDVVARHDQPLPHGGDARARIRFTGGGAGANTALWLRSLGADTTLVARIGDDSGGRLIRAELAAAGIRCAFATDPEAATCCVVVLVDGSGQRSMLADRGANKRFAPEDVTPEALAGASHLHLSGYVLLDPSSRPAGLAALAAAKEAGLSTSVDPQAAAHIHDPEAFLADIHGTDLLMPNTEELVALTGSADPRSATDLLDTVGAVVVTAGLDGACWVDRDGVTTVPAIEAECVDSTGAGDAFDAGVLTAWLAGKSTVDVLRAGTRLGALAVGRIGPQPPDTP
- a CDS encoding DUF3099 domain-containing protein, producing MRTGGAAVNEHAEGPQDRPAVLITGAEPSYDDQLAVRKRKYVTMMVCRIPCLVLAGLTYHTWWLALTFLIISVPLPWVAVLIANDRPPRKAEKVNRFAREAGQIEHRDHRVIDG